A stretch of Mucilaginibacter terrae DNA encodes these proteins:
- the lpxK gene encoding tetraacyldisaccharide 4'-kinase: MKYLRWLLFPLSLLYGLVVLMRNWFYDSGLFKSRSFNLPVIVIGNLEVGGAGKSPMAEYLVRLLKSDLKLATLSRGYGRQTKGYLTATSASTATQIGDEPAQFKQKFPDVTVAVCEKRADGIEQLAADHDLIILDDAFQHRAVTPGLSILLFDFNRLADSKLLLPAGNLREPFIGRYRADVFVVSKCPSNLSAQQQQQALQILKPLNYEQVYFTAIDYLPLQDMSGSPVGLMPDADTTVFLLTGIANTQPLLTYINEHSLNVIHHNYADHHQFTLKNIGKLANDFNSCTAAKKVIITTEKDAQRLHEPALQPLVQKLPIWVLPIGIKFLNEEGKNQFNKTIHNYVRQYTTHH; the protein is encoded by the coding sequence ATGAAGTATTTGCGCTGGCTGCTTTTCCCGTTATCGTTATTGTATGGCTTGGTGGTGCTCATGCGCAATTGGTTTTATGATTCAGGGTTATTTAAAAGCCGTTCCTTTAATTTACCCGTAATCGTTATTGGTAATTTAGAGGTGGGCGGTGCCGGTAAAAGCCCCATGGCCGAGTACCTTGTGCGCCTGCTAAAAAGCGATCTTAAACTGGCCACCCTAAGCAGGGGGTACGGTCGTCAAACCAAAGGATATTTAACTGCCACATCTGCTTCTACTGCCACCCAAATAGGTGATGAGCCAGCCCAGTTCAAACAAAAATTTCCGGATGTTACTGTGGCCGTGTGCGAAAAACGGGCCGATGGTATTGAGCAATTAGCTGCTGACCATGATCTTATCATCTTAGATGATGCCTTTCAGCACCGTGCCGTAACACCCGGTTTGAGTATATTGTTATTTGATTTTAACCGCCTTGCCGATTCCAAATTGCTATTACCCGCGGGTAACCTGCGCGAGCCATTTATAGGCCGTTACCGTGCCGATGTATTTGTGGTGAGTAAATGCCCGTCAAACCTATCGGCCCAACAACAGCAGCAGGCCCTGCAAATTTTAAAACCTTTAAACTATGAACAGGTTTACTTTACGGCTATTGATTATTTGCCCTTACAGGATATGAGCGGTAGCCCGGTTGGTTTAATGCCCGATGCCGATACCACTGTTTTCCTGCTTACGGGTATTGCCAATACACAACCTTTGCTTACATATATCAATGAGCACAGTTTAAACGTTATACATCACAATTATGCCGATCATCATCAATTTACGTTGAAAAATATTGGTAAACTTGCAAACGATTTTAACAGCTGTACGGCCGCCAAAAAGGTAATTATTACTACCGAAAAAGACGCCCAGCGCTTACACGAACCGGCTTTGCAGCCACTTGTACAAAAACTGCCCATTTGGGTATTGCCTATTGGCATTAAATTTTTAAACGAGGAAGGCAAAAACCAGTTTAATAAAACCATACATAACTATGTTAGACAGTATACAACGCACCACTGA
- a CDS encoding purine-nucleoside phosphorylase codes for MLDSIQRTTDYIKGRIGDFVPEAGIILGTGLGGLVKDIEIEKQMPYANIPGFPISTLEFHSGRLIFGTLAGKKVVAMQGRLHYYEGYNMQQITFPVRVMKMLGIKTLFVSNASGSLNPDFKKGDLMVIDDHINLQPINPLIGTNDDELGPRFPDMSEPYDRKLIQKALQIAAANNITCHKGVYVSVTGPNLETRAEYRYLRIIGGDSVGMSTVPEVIVANHMGLPVFAISVLTDEGFPEELKPVSIEEIIEIAQRAEPKLTQILKELIAGL; via the coding sequence ATGTTAGACAGTATACAACGCACCACTGATTATATTAAAGGCCGCATTGGCGATTTTGTACCCGAAGCCGGAATTATTTTAGGTACCGGCTTAGGCGGTTTGGTTAAGGATATTGAAATTGAAAAACAGATGCCTTATGCCAACATTCCTGGTTTTCCTATTTCAACACTGGAGTTTCACTCGGGCCGGTTAATTTTTGGCACGCTGGCCGGTAAAAAGGTAGTGGCCATGCAAGGCCGTTTGCATTACTACGAAGGCTATAATATGCAGCAAATTACCTTCCCGGTTAGGGTAATGAAAATGCTGGGTATTAAAACACTGTTTGTATCAAACGCCAGCGGATCGTTAAACCCCGACTTTAAAAAAGGCGACCTGATGGTGATTGACGACCATATTAACCTGCAGCCCATCAATCCGCTAATTGGTACTAATGACGATGAGCTTGGTCCGCGCTTCCCCGATATGAGCGAGCCTTATGACCGCAAGTTAATCCAAAAGGCATTACAAATTGCGGCTGCCAACAATATTACCTGCCATAAGGGAGTTTATGTATCGGTTACAGGCCCTAATTTGGAAACACGTGCCGAATATCGTTACCTGCGGATTATCGGGGGCGATTCAGTAGGAATGAGTACAGTGCCAGAGGTTATTGTGGCTAACCACATGGGCTTGCCGGTTTTTGCTATATCTGTACTAACAGACGAAGGTTTCCCTGAGGAGTTGAAACCGGTATCAATAGAAGAGATTATTGAAATAGCGCAACGTGCCGAACCCAAACTAACGCAAATTTTAAAGGAACTGATTGCGGGATTGTAA
- a CDS encoding putative porin, whose translation MLNRLKYIFITLFVTAMGQTAFAQVPARPTAPDTARMGRGSRTQSIDSVRKRQENQGDTIIYTSKFIKVTNERLLNDSTQIFPLDTGLTNFENYSPLYQPRTPYIHLGSTGLPMRTLLFEPAKTVGFDVGMHALDPYMIGPKDILYYRARVAYTNLSFYSGAFGNPNAEQIFRLVHTQNVKPNWNFTFNFNSTGSRGFYRRQNVSDLNAAIATWYESKSKRYNLLGNLFFNNVKAPESGAVTRDVFNVTDQPIFDKQQLETRLSSSYTNYRNNGFYLKQFYYVGRIDTLQNASKEVAKILPTQRIAHTLYYNVQKYRFVQNEPDNFKVFPDYFFNSTVSQDSLAVTNIRNDFSYSFYLRGKSVSFVKNEVKLDVGLTHDLFHFNQYIVDSLQQGTNLRNQVRKVQGSTNQNIKLNARFSYRFSDKVGLEGDFQQVVQGYNFGDYLYDAKLTLSGGEKAGRIVFGAYVQNNEAPLIYKNWISNHYVFRNTGIGKQQINNLSFNYVNEKLKLDLKAEYFLVSGYQYFQSQTANGIDAVPTQLGSTLNLLKVALGKRFDIGRWHFEDYFVYQRSDYQSTIRTPEFYNYANIYFTRTFFGVLNAAIGVNARYNTSYTAPNYAIGIGQFYNSTDINFLTYPVITPYIKGTLFRTNLFLMYDYANQGLQSNGYYTVNRYPMPDKLLKFGVSWTFYN comes from the coding sequence ATGCTTAACCGGCTTAAATATATATTTATAACCCTGTTTGTAACGGCAATGGGGCAAACTGCGTTTGCACAGGTTCCTGCCAGGCCCACGGCGCCCGATACGGCTCGAATGGGCCGTGGCTCGCGTACCCAGTCGATTGATAGTGTGCGCAAGCGCCAGGAAAACCAGGGCGATACCATCATTTATACCTCAAAATTTATTAAAGTAACCAACGAGCGGCTGTTAAACGACAGTACCCAGATTTTTCCGCTGGATACAGGCTTAACAAATTTTGAAAATTATAGTCCGCTTTATCAGCCGCGTACACCTTATATACATTTGGGCAGCACTGGTCTGCCTATGCGTACGCTGCTTTTTGAACCAGCGAAAACTGTGGGGTTTGATGTAGGTATGCATGCTTTAGATCCCTACATGATCGGTCCTAAAGATATTTTGTATTACCGGGCAAGGGTGGCTTACACTAATCTTTCGTTTTATAGCGGTGCTTTCGGCAATCCTAATGCCGAGCAAATATTCAGGCTTGTACATACCCAAAACGTAAAACCAAACTGGAACTTTACCTTCAACTTTAACTCAACGGGTTCGCGGGGCTTTTACCGCCGCCAAAACGTGAGCGATCTAAACGCAGCTATTGCAACCTGGTACGAATCAAAAAGTAAACGCTATAACCTGTTGGGCAACTTGTTTTTTAATAACGTTAAAGCCCCCGAAAGCGGCGCGGTTACACGCGATGTTTTTAACGTAACCGACCAGCCCATATTTGACAAGCAACAATTGGAAACGCGTTTAAGCAGTTCGTATACCAACTACCGTAACAACGGCTTCTACTTAAAGCAGTTTTACTATGTGGGCCGTATTGATACCTTGCAAAATGCCTCTAAAGAGGTTGCCAAGATATTGCCAACACAGCGTATAGCCCATACTTTATACTATAATGTTCAAAAATACAGGTTCGTACAAAACGAGCCTGATAATTTCAAGGTATTCCCCGATTACTTTTTTAACTCAACCGTATCGCAGGATTCGTTAGCCGTAACCAATATCCGTAACGATTTTTCGTACAGTTTTTACCTGCGCGGCAAATCGGTAAGCTTTGTGAAAAATGAAGTTAAGCTGGATGTGGGTTTAACGCACGATTTGTTTCATTTCAACCAGTACATTGTCGATTCGTTGCAGCAGGGTACCAACCTGCGTAACCAGGTACGTAAGGTGCAGGGTTCAACCAATCAAAATATTAAGCTGAATGCCCGTTTTAGCTACCGCTTTAGTGATAAAGTTGGTCTCGAAGGAGATTTTCAGCAGGTAGTACAGGGTTATAACTTTGGCGATTATTTGTATGATGCCAAACTTACCCTTTCGGGCGGCGAAAAGGCCGGTAGGATTGTTTTCGGCGCTTATGTGCAAAATAACGAGGCTCCTTTGATTTACAAGAACTGGATCTCGAACCACTATGTTTTCCGTAATACCGGCATTGGCAAACAGCAAATAAACAACCTGTCGTTTAACTATGTTAACGAAAAACTCAAGCTCGATTTAAAGGCCGAATACTTTTTGGTGAGCGGTTATCAATACTTCCAATCGCAAACAGCTAACGGTATTGATGCAGTGCCCACGCAGCTTGGCTCAACGCTTAACCTGTTAAAAGTAGCTTTGGGCAAACGCTTTGATATAGGCCGTTGGCATTTTGAAGACTATTTTGTGTACCAGCGGTCTGATTACCAGTCAACCATACGCACTCCCGAGTTTTACAACTACGCCAATATTTATTTTACCCGCACATTTTTTGGCGTGCTAAATGCTGCCATTGGAGTAAATGCACGTTACAATACATCCTACACTGCGCCTAACTATGCCATTGGTATAGGGCAGTTTTACAACAGTACCGATATTAACTTTTTAACCTACCCGGTTATAACCCCTTATATTAAAGGTACATTGTTCCGTACCAACCTGTTCCTGATGTATGATTATGCTAACCAGGGACTGCAAAGTAATGGCTACTACACTGTAAACCGTTACCCCATGCCCGATAAACTGCTGAAGTTTGGCGTAAGCTGGACGTTTTATAATTAA
- a CDS encoding SMI1/KNR4 family protein, with product MNQILNKHNWPRRQSPTTSIDDIESLVGFKLPDDYKSFLLHHSGYEGFIGQEFLRLWDADEIVINNNEYGITQQLSHTLGIGSNGASEFIALVKYDDGFDVVLSPLIDLDEEYHITIGSSFTNFLERLDAGENWFDQR from the coding sequence ATGAACCAAATCCTCAACAAACATAACTGGCCACGCAGGCAATCACCCACTACATCAATTGATGATATAGAAAGCCTGGTGGGCTTTAAATTACCCGATGACTACAAAAGCTTTTTACTACATCATTCTGGCTACGAAGGCTTTATTGGACAGGAATTTTTGCGTTTATGGGATGCTGATGAAATTGTAATTAATAACAACGAATATGGTATAACCCAGCAATTAAGCCACACGTTAGGCATCGGCAGTAATGGGGCAAGTGAGTTTATTGCACTGGTAAAATATGATGATGGCTTTGATGTAGTTTTATCACCCTTAATCGACCTTGATGAGGAGTACCACATAACCATAGGCTCATCATTCACCAACTTTTTAGAGCGGTTGGATGCCGGTGAAAACTGGTTTGATCAGCGATAG
- the pruA gene encoding L-glutamate gamma-semialdehyde dehydrogenase, which translates to MLKGFFDVPVPQNEPVLNYGPRSIERAALKAALAEGRAQVTDIPMYIGGQEVRTNKTIEVRPPHDHKHLLANAHEGDASHVKAAIDAALAAKANWENLPWEQRAAIFLKAADLLAGPYRAQINAATMLGQSKNAYQAEIDAACEFIDFLRFNVLYMTEIYAQQPLSSKGMWNRLEHRPLEGFVFAITPFNFTAIAGNLCAAPALMGNVVVWKPAPTQLYAANVIMQVFNEAGVPPGVINLINVDGPVAGDIIFSHRDFAGLHFTGSTHVFQNLWKIIGNNISNYRSYPRIVGETGGKDFVLAHPSANAEVVATALVRGAFEYQGQKCSAASRAYIAKSLWPAVKEKMVADLATIKMGPTEDFENFVNAVITEASFDKLAKYIDEAKANPDAEIVAGGTYDKSVGYFVQPTVIEVKDPYYVTMCEELFGPVLSVYVYEDEQFEEVMSIIDNTSPYALTGSIIAQDRYAITQATTRLRNAAGNFYINDKPTGAVVGQQPFGGARGSGTNDKAGSMQNLLRWTSPRTIKETFDPPTDYRYPFLQKEV; encoded by the coding sequence ATGTTAAAAGGATTTTTTGATGTGCCGGTGCCGCAAAACGAGCCGGTATTAAACTACGGTCCGCGTAGCATTGAGCGCGCCGCGTTGAAAGCCGCACTGGCCGAAGGCCGTGCGCAGGTAACTGATATACCTATGTACATTGGTGGCCAGGAAGTTCGTACCAACAAAACCATTGAGGTGCGCCCGCCACATGATCATAAACATTTATTGGCCAATGCGCACGAAGGTGATGCAAGCCATGTAAAAGCCGCTATTGATGCAGCCCTGGCCGCTAAGGCCAACTGGGAAAACCTGCCCTGGGAACAACGTGCTGCCATATTTTTAAAAGCTGCCGATCTGTTGGCCGGTCCTTACCGTGCTCAGATCAATGCAGCTACTATGCTGGGCCAGTCAAAAAACGCCTACCAGGCCGAAATTGATGCCGCTTGCGAGTTTATCGACTTTTTGCGCTTCAACGTGCTATACATGACCGAGATATACGCGCAACAGCCTCTATCATCAAAAGGTATGTGGAACCGTTTGGAGCACCGCCCTTTGGAGGGTTTTGTGTTTGCTATTACTCCGTTCAACTTTACTGCTATTGCAGGTAACCTTTGCGCTGCTCCTGCCCTTATGGGTAATGTAGTAGTTTGGAAACCCGCCCCTACTCAACTATATGCTGCTAACGTGATTATGCAGGTATTTAACGAGGCGGGTGTACCTCCGGGTGTTATCAACCTGATAAATGTTGACGGCCCTGTTGCGGGCGATATCATATTCAGTCACCGCGATTTTGCCGGCTTACACTTTACCGGTTCAACCCATGTATTCCAGAATTTATGGAAGATTATTGGTAACAACATCAGCAATTACCGCAGCTACCCACGCATTGTGGGCGAAACCGGTGGTAAAGACTTTGTATTAGCTCACCCAAGTGCCAACGCCGAAGTAGTGGCTACAGCTTTAGTACGCGGTGCGTTTGAATACCAGGGGCAAAAATGTTCGGCTGCATCACGTGCTTACATTGCTAAATCATTATGGCCTGCAGTAAAAGAAAAGATGGTAGCCGATTTGGCCACCATAAAAATGGGCCCTACCGAAGATTTTGAGAACTTTGTGAACGCGGTTATTACCGAAGCATCGTTTGACAAACTGGCCAAATACATTGACGAAGCTAAAGCTAACCCTGATGCGGAAATTGTAGCCGGTGGTACTTACGATAAATCGGTTGGTTACTTTGTGCAGCCTACCGTTATTGAGGTTAAAGACCCTTACTATGTAACCATGTGCGAAGAATTGTTCGGTCCGGTATTAAGCGTTTACGTTTACGAAGACGAGCAGTTTGAGGAAGTGATGAGCATTATCGACAATACATCGCCATATGCTTTAACCGGCTCTATTATAGCGCAAGACCGTTATGCCATTACACAAGCCACAACACGCTTACGTAATGCAGCAGGTAACTTCTATATTAATGATAAGCCAACAGGCGCCGTGGTTGGCCAACAGCCGTTTGGTGGCGCAAGAGGTTCAGGCACTAACGATAAGGCAGGCTCTATGCAAAACCTTCTGCGTTGGACGTCACCACGTACCATCAAAGAAACCTTTGACCCACCTACCGATTACCGCTATCCGTTTTTGCAGAAAGAGGTTTAA
- a CDS encoding rhamnogalacturonan lyase, with product MRLNLYAACSAGLLMLFSAQSVFSQRLMEKLGRGVVAINQGGGKVYVGWRMLGTDPDNLAFNLYRSAGNKAAVKLNSSPITATTNYIDEKIDSTASVSYFVKTVLNGKETETSKPFTIAASSGAKPYLSIPLQTMAGYKPNDASVGDLDGDGEYEIILHQTGRGHDNSHKGITDNPILEAYKLDGTMLWRIDLGRNIREGAHYTQFMVYDLDGDGKAEVACKTADGTIDGKGNVIGDSTKTWRNSDGHILRGPEFLTVFNGQTGAVINTVKYVPSLHPDTEQPTTEQIKAIWGDGYGNRGMRFLAAVAYLDGKHPSLIMCRGYYTRTVIAAWDLDNGKLKQRWVFDSDANAENRPFRGQGNHNLTIADVDNDGKDEIVYGAMVIDDNGKGLYSTGTGHADALHVSDLDPNRPGLEVFDIQERFGDAGANFRDARTGQMIWKIPSVKAGEDGEGPGRGLSLDVDPRYPGFESWVAGAGISGMFDVKGNKISERNPSVNFGIFWDDDMLSELLDGTRISKWDYQNSRANIMFNAADYNCVSNNGTKQNPVLSGDILGDWREEAIYATRDGKELRIFTTTIPAKNRFYTFMHDPQYRLSIAWQNVAYNQPPHTSFFIGQDMKTPPKPNIVVLEGKK from the coding sequence ATGCGATTAAACCTTTACGCTGCATGTTCAGCAGGTTTGCTGATGCTTTTTAGTGCCCAAAGTGTATTTTCACAACGCTTAATGGAAAAGCTTGGCCGGGGCGTGGTTGCCATTAACCAGGGCGGTGGCAAGGTGTATGTAGGCTGGCGCATGCTGGGCACCGATCCTGATAACCTTGCCTTTAACCTGTACCGTAGTGCCGGTAACAAAGCCGCTGTAAAATTGAACAGCTCGCCTATTACAGCCACTACCAATTATATCGACGAAAAGATAGACTCTACCGCCAGCGTGAGCTATTTTGTAAAAACCGTATTGAACGGCAAAGAGACCGAAACCAGCAAGCCATTTACCATAGCGGCCAGCAGTGGCGCAAAGCCCTACCTGTCTATACCGCTGCAAACTATGGCGGGTTACAAACCCAATGATGCCTCAGTGGGCGATCTGGACGGCGACGGCGAATACGAAATTATACTGCACCAAACCGGCCGCGGGCATGATAACTCACATAAAGGTATCACCGATAATCCAATCCTCGAGGCTTACAAGTTAGACGGCACTATGCTTTGGCGCATTGATTTGGGCCGAAACATTCGTGAGGGTGCACACTATACCCAGTTTATGGTGTACGATTTGGATGGCGACGGCAAAGCCGAAGTGGCCTGTAAAACTGCCGACGGCACCATTGATGGCAAAGGCAATGTAATTGGCGACTCGACCAAAACCTGGCGCAACAGCGATGGCCACATTTTGCGTGGCCCGGAGTTTTTAACCGTTTTCAACGGACAAACCGGGGCGGTCATTAACACTGTAAAATACGTTCCCTCGTTACACCCCGATACCGAACAACCCACCACCGAGCAAATAAAAGCCATTTGGGGCGATGGTTACGGCAATCGGGGCATGCGCTTTTTAGCAGCCGTAGCTTATTTAGATGGCAAGCACCCCAGCCTCATTATGTGCCGGGGCTACTATACCCGCACCGTTATTGCAGCCTGGGATCTGGACAATGGCAAACTGAAACAACGCTGGGTATTTGACAGCGATGCCAACGCCGAAAACCGTCCGTTTAGAGGCCAGGGCAACCATAACCTTACTATTGCCGATGTTGACAATGATGGTAAAGACGAGATCGTATATGGAGCCATGGTGATTGATGATAACGGCAAAGGTTTATACAGCACGGGTACCGGCCACGCCGATGCCCTGCACGTATCAGACCTTGACCCAAACCGACCAGGGTTAGAGGTTTTCGATATTCAGGAACGCTTTGGAGATGCCGGGGCAAACTTCAGAGATGCGCGTACCGGCCAAATGATATGGAAAATACCATCTGTTAAAGCCGGCGAAGATGGCGAGGGGCCAGGTCGTGGTTTATCCTTGGATGTTGATCCGCGTTACCCGGGGTTTGAATCTTGGGTGGCCGGGGCTGGTATTAGCGGTATGTTCGATGTCAAAGGCAACAAAATTTCGGAGCGCAACCCATCCGTTAATTTCGGTATTTTTTGGGATGATGATATGCTCAGCGAACTGTTGGACGGTACCCGCATCAGCAAATGGGATTATCAAAACTCCAGAGCCAATATTATGTTCAATGCTGCAGATTACAATTGCGTAAGCAACAACGGCACCAAGCAAAACCCCGTACTCAGCGGCGACATACTGGGCGACTGGCGCGAAGAAGCCATTTACGCCACCCGTGACGGCAAGGAACTACGCATATTTACTACCACCATTCCCGCCAAAAACCGCTTTTACACCTTTATGCACGACCCACAATACCGCCTCAGCATAGCCTGGCAAAACGTGGCCTATAACCAGCCGCCTCATACCAGCTTTTTTATTGGGCAGGATATGAAAACACCGCCGAAGCCGAATATTGTAGTTTTAGAGGGGAAGAAGTAA